From one Mycolicibacterium sp. HK-90 genomic stretch:
- a CDS encoding ABC transporter family substrate-binding protein, with protein sequence MAGVLISVPALLFSGCTVSPPPAPQSTETTETTPPPPMKATQIIMAIDSIGPGFNPHLLSDQSPVNAAIASMVLPSSFRPVPDPKSPTGSRWEMDPTLLESAEVTSQNPFTVTYKIRPEAQWTDNAPIAADDYWYLWRQMVSQPGVVDPAGYDLITGVQSVEGGKQAVVTFAQPYPAWRELFNDILPAHIVKDVPGGFGAGLARAMPVTGGQFRVESIDPQRDEILLARNDRYWSVPAKPDLILFRRGGAPAALADSIRNGDTQVAQVHGGAATFAQLSAIPDVRTARIVTPRVMQLTLRGQQPKLAEAPVRKAILGLIDVDLLASVGAGDDNTVTLAQAQVRSPSDPGYVPTAPPAMSREAALDLLRGAGYQIEPAESAAPGEPPNANGRQRITKDGVALSLVLGVASNDPTSVAVANTAADQLRNVGIEASVLALDPVVLYSDALTNNRVDAVVGWHQAGGDLATSLASRYGCRALEATAISTAVPGVPPSTSPKPTSAAPAPPPTTPTTTQPIPAPDSDELVQAPSNITGICDRSIQPKIDAALDGSENIAEVIQTVEPRLWNMSTVLPILQDTTIVAAGPSVQNVSLTGAVPVGIVGDAGGWTKAK encoded by the coding sequence ATGGCCGGCGTCCTGATTTCGGTGCCGGCGCTCCTGTTCAGCGGCTGCACTGTGAGCCCGCCGCCGGCTCCGCAGAGCACCGAGACCACCGAGACGACGCCGCCGCCTCCGATGAAGGCGACGCAGATCATCATGGCCATCGATTCGATCGGTCCGGGATTCAACCCGCACCTGCTGTCGGATCAGTCCCCGGTGAACGCCGCGATCGCCTCGATGGTGCTGCCGAGCTCGTTCCGGCCGGTGCCGGATCCGAAGTCGCCGACGGGGTCGCGCTGGGAGATGGATCCGACGCTGCTCGAATCGGCCGAAGTGACCAGTCAGAACCCGTTCACGGTCACCTACAAGATCCGGCCCGAGGCGCAATGGACCGACAACGCGCCGATCGCCGCCGACGACTACTGGTACCTCTGGCGCCAAATGGTCAGTCAGCCAGGCGTTGTCGACCCGGCCGGGTATGACCTGATCACCGGCGTGCAATCGGTGGAGGGCGGCAAGCAGGCGGTGGTGACGTTCGCCCAGCCGTATCCAGCCTGGCGGGAGCTGTTCAACGACATCCTCCCGGCTCATATCGTCAAGGACGTCCCGGGCGGCTTCGGCGCCGGCCTGGCCCGGGCCATGCCCGTCACCGGCGGTCAATTCCGGGTGGAAAGCATTGACCCGCAACGGGATGAGATCCTTCTCGCGCGCAACGACCGCTACTGGAGCGTTCCGGCCAAGCCCGATCTGATCCTGTTCCGCCGCGGCGGGGCACCGGCCGCACTGGCCGATTCGATCCGTAACGGCGACACCCAGGTGGCCCAGGTGCACGGTGGCGCGGCCACTTTCGCGCAACTGAGCGCCATCCCCGACGTCCGCACCGCCAGGATCGTCACCCCGCGGGTGATGCAGCTGACCCTGCGCGGCCAGCAGCCGAAGTTGGCGGAAGCTCCAGTGCGGAAAGCGATTCTGGGGTTGATCGACGTCGACCTACTGGCCTCGGTAGGGGCGGGCGACGACAACACCGTGACGCTGGCGCAGGCGCAGGTCCGCTCGCCCTCAGACCCCGGTTACGTACCGACAGCCCCTCCGGCGATGTCGCGCGAGGCCGCACTCGATCTGCTGCGCGGTGCGGGCTACCAGATCGAACCCGCCGAGTCGGCCGCGCCTGGGGAGCCACCGAACGCCAACGGACGCCAGCGCATCACCAAGGACGGTGTGGCGTTGTCATTGGTTCTCGGTGTGGCATCCAACGATCCGACGTCGGTGGCGGTGGCCAACACCGCGGCCGACCAGTTGCGAAACGTCGGCATCGAGGCGTCTGTGCTGGCCCTGGATCCCGTTGTGCTGTACAGCGATGCGTTGACGAACAACCGCGTCGACGCGGTTGTCGGCTGGCATCAGGCCGGGGGAGACCTGGCCACCAGTCTGGCGTCGCGCTACGGCTGTCGGGCCCTGGAAGCAACGGCGATCTCGACCGCCGTTCCGGGTGTCCCACCCTCGACGTCACCGAAGCCGACCAGCGCCGCACCCGCACCGCCGCCCACCACGCCGACGACCACCCAGCCGATTCCGGCTCCCGACTCGGATGAGCTGGTGCAGGCGCCGAGCAACATCACCGGCATCTGCGATCGCAGCATCCAGCCGAAAATCGATGCAGCGCTGGATGGTTCGGAGAACATCGCCGAAGTGATCCAAACCGTCGAACCTCGGCTGTGGAACATGTCGACGGTGTTGCCGATCCTGCAGGACACCACCATCGTCGCGGCCGGGCCCAGCGTGCAGAACGTCAGCCTGACCGGAGCCGTGCCCGTCGGCATCGTCGGTGACGCGGGCGGCTGGACGAAAGCCAAATAG
- a CDS encoding IS30 family transposase, producing MSSVVREFWCHVSWGCSPGEAAAAIGVSRTTGVNWFANAGGVNPQLRTPSASGPRPRLTLADRIQIEVGVNANESLNSIGKRLGRPASTIKYELDTNGVNHNDGRKSGYRRKEAFGARQSGKNARVRYDAMVAQSRSDERARRPQRGKLACNTALHDEVQARLLDEHSPEQIAKRLPLDFPDDAEMRVSPETIYRSIYLQGKGSLRRELHTCLRTGRALRQPQRRPDERRGRIRDMVNISERPAEAADRAIPGHWEGDLILGSTVSGSAIGTVVERTSRFVMLLHLPDGHTAEAVQDAIVAKMAQLPAILRRTLTWDQGKEMANHAAIAKAAELDIYFCDPHSPWQRGTNENTNGLLRQYFAKGADLSVFPADYLDYVAAKLNNRPRKTLGWKTPAETLDALLSNPFKPPAVA from the coding sequence TTGTCGTCTGTAGTTCGTGAATTCTGGTGTCATGTCAGCTGGGGTTGCAGCCCTGGCGAGGCCGCAGCGGCAATCGGCGTGTCGCGCACTACTGGAGTTAACTGGTTCGCCAACGCTGGCGGGGTGAATCCTCAACTGCGCACGCCCTCGGCGTCGGGACCTCGGCCGCGGCTGACGCTGGCTGACCGTATCCAGATCGAGGTGGGGGTCAACGCCAACGAGTCACTGAATTCGATTGGCAAGCGGCTGGGCCGGCCTGCCTCGACAATCAAGTACGAACTCGACACCAACGGTGTCAACCACAACGACGGACGCAAGTCCGGATATCGGCGCAAGGAGGCGTTCGGGGCGCGGCAGAGCGGCAAGAACGCACGAGTCCGCTACGACGCGATGGTGGCGCAGTCCCGCTCCGATGAGCGGGCGCGCCGCCCGCAACGGGGAAAGCTGGCATGCAATACCGCGTTGCACGATGAGGTGCAGGCCAGGCTGCTCGATGAGCACAGTCCCGAGCAGATCGCCAAGCGGTTACCGTTGGACTTTCCCGACGATGCGGAGATGCGGGTGTCCCCTGAGACCATCTATCGGTCAATCTACTTGCAGGGCAAGGGCAGTCTGCGCCGTGAGTTGCACACCTGCCTGCGTACCGGGCGGGCGCTGCGCCAGCCTCAACGACGCCCCGATGAGCGCCGCGGACGCATCCGCGACATGGTCAACATCAGCGAGCGCCCCGCCGAGGCCGCCGACCGCGCGATACCCGGGCACTGGGAGGGCGATCTCATCCTGGGCAGCACCGTTTCGGGGTCGGCGATCGGCACCGTCGTCGAACGGACCTCCCGCTTTGTGATGCTGCTGCATCTGCCCGACGGACACACCGCCGAAGCCGTTCAGGACGCGATCGTGGCCAAGATGGCTCAGCTGCCAGCGATCCTGCGCCGCACTCTGACCTGGGACCAGGGCAAGGAAATGGCCAACCACGCGGCCATCGCCAAGGCCGCCGAATTGGACATCTACTTCTGCGATCCACACTCTCCGTGGCAGCGCGGCACCAACGAGAACACCAACGGTCTGCTGCGCCAGTACTTTGCCAAAGGCGCCGACCTCTCGGTGTTTCCAGCCGACTACCTCGACTACGTTGCCGCCAAGCTCAATAACCGCCCACGCAAGACGCTGGGCTGGAAAACACCCGCCGAAACCCTCGACGCGCTACTGTCCAACCCGTTCAAACCACCCGCTGTTGCATAG
- the typA gene encoding translational GTPase TypA has protein sequence MDSRPSFRNVAIVAHVDHGKTTLVDAMLRQSGALTHRGDDAVERLMDSGDLEKEKGITILAKNTAVHRHHADGTMTVINVIDTPGHADFGGEVERGLSMVDGVVLLVDASEGPLPQTRFVLRKALAAHLPVILVVNKTDRPDARIAEVVEESHDLLLDVASDLDDEAQAAAEKALDLPTLYASGRAGIASTTQPANGENPDGENLDPLFDVLMEHIPPPSGDPEAPLQALVTNLDASAFLGRLALIRIYNGRIKKGQQVAWMREVDGAPVITNAKITELLATEGVDRNPTEEAVAGDIVAVAGIPDIMIGDTLADPEHAHALPRITVDEPAISVTIGTNTSPLAGRVSGHKLTARMVKNRLDSELIGNVSIRVVDIGRPDAWEVQGRGELALAILVEQMRREGFELTVGKPQVVTKNIDGKLHEPFEELTIDCPEEFVGAITQLMANRKGRMEQMTNHAAGWVRMDFVVPSRGLIGFRTDFLTETRGTGIANAVFEGYRPWAGEIRARHTGSLVSDRSGSITPFAMIQLADRGQFFVEPGEDTYEGQVVGINPRAEDLDINITREKKLTNMRSSTADVMETLARPLDLGLEQAMEFCAEDECVEVTPEVVRVRKVELTASLRARAKARAKARG, from the coding sequence GTGGATTCACGCCCGAGCTTTCGCAATGTCGCCATCGTCGCCCACGTCGACCATGGCAAGACGACCCTAGTCGACGCGATGCTGCGGCAGTCGGGTGCCTTGACGCACCGCGGCGACGACGCGGTCGAGCGCCTGATGGACTCCGGTGACCTGGAGAAGGAAAAGGGCATCACCATCCTGGCGAAAAACACCGCGGTGCACCGGCACCACGCCGATGGCACCATGACGGTGATCAACGTCATCGACACCCCTGGTCACGCCGATTTCGGTGGCGAGGTGGAGCGCGGCCTGTCCATGGTCGACGGCGTGGTTCTGCTGGTGGACGCCTCCGAGGGCCCGCTGCCGCAGACCCGGTTCGTGCTGCGCAAGGCGCTGGCCGCACATCTCCCCGTGATCCTGGTGGTCAACAAGACCGACCGCCCCGATGCCCGCATCGCCGAGGTGGTCGAGGAGAGCCACGACCTGCTGCTCGACGTTGCCTCCGACCTCGACGACGAGGCCCAGGCCGCCGCCGAGAAGGCGCTGGATCTGCCCACGCTGTACGCGTCGGGCCGGGCCGGCATCGCGTCGACCACGCAGCCCGCCAATGGCGAGAACCCTGACGGGGAGAACCTGGACCCGCTGTTCGACGTGCTGATGGAGCACATCCCGCCGCCGTCGGGTGACCCCGAGGCCCCGCTGCAGGCGCTCGTCACCAACCTCGACGCCTCGGCCTTCCTGGGCCGCCTCGCGCTGATCCGCATCTACAACGGCCGGATCAAGAAGGGCCAGCAGGTCGCGTGGATGCGTGAGGTCGACGGGGCGCCGGTGATCACCAATGCCAAGATCACCGAGCTGCTGGCCACCGAGGGCGTCGATCGCAATCCGACCGAGGAAGCGGTGGCTGGTGACATCGTGGCGGTCGCCGGGATTCCCGACATCATGATCGGCGACACCCTCGCCGATCCCGAGCACGCACACGCCCTGCCGCGCATCACGGTCGATGAGCCCGCCATCTCGGTCACCATCGGCACCAACACCTCGCCGCTGGCCGGCCGGGTGTCCGGGCACAAGCTGACCGCCCGCATGGTCAAGAACCGCCTCGATTCGGAGTTGATCGGCAACGTGTCGATCCGGGTCGTCGACATCGGCCGCCCCGACGCGTGGGAGGTGCAGGGCCGCGGTGAGCTGGCGCTGGCCATCCTCGTCGAGCAGATGCGCCGCGAAGGCTTCGAACTGACCGTCGGCAAGCCGCAGGTGGTCACCAAGAACATCGACGGCAAGCTGCACGAGCCGTTCGAAGAGCTGACCATCGACTGCCCGGAGGAGTTCGTGGGCGCCATCACCCAGCTGATGGCCAACCGCAAGGGCCGGATGGAGCAGATGACCAACCATGCCGCCGGGTGGGTCCGGATGGACTTCGTGGTGCCCAGCCGCGGGCTGATCGGTTTCCGCACCGACTTCCTCACCGAAACCCGCGGCACCGGCATCGCCAACGCGGTGTTCGAGGGCTACCGGCCGTGGGCCGGGGAGATCCGGGCCCGTCACACCGGCTCGCTGGTGAGCGACCGGTCCGGCTCGATCACCCCGTTCGCGATGATCCAGCTGGCCGATCGCGGGCAGTTCTTCGTCGAGCCGGGCGAGGACACCTACGAGGGCCAGGTGGTGGGTATCAACCCGCGCGCCGAGGATCTCGACATCAACATCACCCGTGAGAAGAAGCTGACGAACATGCGGTCGTCGACCGCCGACGTGATGGAGACCCTGGCCCGGCCGCTGGATCTGGGCCTCGAGCAGGCCATGGAGTTCTGCGCGGAGGACGAGTGCGTCGAGGTGACCCCCGAGGTCGTCCGCGTGCGCAAGGTGGAGCTGACGGCCTCGCTGCGGGCGCGGGCGAAGGCGCGGGCCAAGGCACGGGGCTAG
- a CDS encoding pyridoxamine 5'-phosphate oxidase family protein has translation MKGQELGVLTRRQCLDLLERVRVGRLVFTEDALPAVQPVNFRVWRDDVVIRVAGGPKLTAAIDHQVVAFQADELDADLHTGWSVTVVGHAQQITDVDEQVEVAGTFVQPWAEGRRDHFVRIRTEKVTGRQLRDHAMPHYTGNTER, from the coding sequence ATGAAGGGACAGGAGCTCGGCGTCCTCACCCGCAGGCAGTGCCTGGATCTGCTCGAGCGGGTGCGCGTCGGACGATTGGTGTTCACCGAGGACGCGTTGCCGGCCGTGCAGCCGGTCAACTTCCGGGTGTGGCGCGACGATGTGGTGATCCGGGTCGCCGGTGGCCCCAAGCTGACCGCGGCGATCGACCATCAGGTGGTGGCGTTCCAGGCCGACGAACTCGATGCCGACCTACACACCGGCTGGAGCGTGACGGTCGTCGGGCATGCGCAGCAGATCACTGACGTGGACGAGCAGGTGGAGGTCGCCGGTACGTTCGTGCAGCCGTGGGCCGAGGGGCGGCGCGATCATTTCGTGCGGATCCGCACCGAGAAGGTCACCGGCCGGCAACTCCGGGACCACGCGATGCCGCACTACACGGGCAACACCGAGCGCTAG
- a CDS encoding wax ester/triacylglycerol synthase family O-acyltransferase: MEQLTALDAGFLEAEDSDRHASLAIGAIAVLDGPMPRRDTLAAGLTERVQAVPRLRQLLHTQPLDLGAPQWVEDQNFDAAHHIRYAALPRPGDDAALSRWAADVMERRLDRDRPLWECWIVDGLENNQWAILLKVHHCMADGIAASRMLSRLCDDGGTLRQPVGQTVKSTGSFIPADWIGKAWRISSGLPVAAVQAILGAADIITGLVRPAAATSLTGPVTSMRRYATGEVSLDDVDTVCREFGVTVNDVALAAITDSFRNLLIRRGEKPRHDALRTLVPVSVRSADSRDRTGNRVSVMLPFLPVDKADPVHQLRTVHSRLTRAKGSGQREAGNFLVSAANAIPFPLTAWTMRALTRLPQRGVVTVATNVPGPRARLRVLGCEIVRLLPIPPLAMQLRTGIAIMSYADRLVFGVIGDYDASPDVDELASGIERAIARLVEISVGHWRSTPVGTLQLVQGG; this comes from the coding sequence ATGGAGCAGTTGACCGCCCTGGACGCGGGGTTCCTGGAAGCCGAGGACTCCGACCGCCATGCCAGCCTGGCCATCGGCGCGATCGCCGTGCTGGACGGGCCGATGCCCCGGCGGGACACGCTGGCGGCGGGCCTGACCGAACGGGTCCAGGCGGTGCCTCGTTTGCGTCAACTGCTGCATACCCAGCCGCTTGACCTCGGCGCGCCGCAATGGGTGGAGGATCAGAACTTCGATGCGGCACATCACATCCGGTATGCCGCGCTGCCCCGCCCCGGTGACGACGCGGCGCTGTCGCGGTGGGCGGCCGACGTCATGGAGCGTCGTCTCGACCGGGACCGGCCGCTGTGGGAGTGCTGGATCGTCGACGGTCTGGAGAACAACCAGTGGGCGATCCTGCTGAAAGTCCACCACTGCATGGCCGACGGGATCGCCGCGTCTCGGATGTTGAGCCGGTTGTGTGACGACGGCGGAACGCTGAGACAGCCTGTGGGCCAAACGGTAAAGAGCACAGGGAGTTTCATCCCTGCCGATTGGATCGGCAAGGCCTGGCGCATCTCCAGTGGGCTGCCCGTCGCGGCGGTGCAGGCCATCCTGGGCGCGGCCGACATCATCACCGGCCTGGTGCGTCCGGCGGCGGCAACCTCCCTGACGGGTCCGGTGACCAGCATGAGGCGCTACGCCACCGGCGAGGTGTCGTTGGACGACGTCGACACCGTATGCCGCGAGTTCGGCGTCACCGTGAATGATGTTGCCCTGGCGGCGATCACCGACAGTTTCCGCAATCTGTTGATCCGGCGCGGCGAGAAACCTCGGCACGATGCGTTGCGCACCCTCGTGCCGGTTTCGGTGCGGTCCGCCGATTCCCGGGACCGGACCGGCAATCGCGTGTCGGTGATGTTGCCGTTCCTCCCGGTGGACAAAGCCGACCCGGTGCATCAGCTGCGCACCGTGCATTCGCGATTGACCCGGGCCAAGGGCAGTGGGCAGCGTGAAGCGGGCAACTTCCTGGTGTCGGCGGCGAACGCGATTCCGTTTCCGCTCACGGCGTGGACGATGCGCGCGCTGACCCGCCTGCCGCAGCGCGGCGTCGTCACCGTGGCCACGAATGTGCCCGGCCCGCGGGCGCGGTTGCGCGTCCTCGGCTGCGAGATCGTCCGACTTCTGCCGATTCCGCCACTTGCCATGCAACTGCGCACCGGCATTGCGATCATGAGCTATGCCGACCGCCTGGTCTTCGGCGTCATCGGGGACTATGACGCGTCCCCCGACGTGGACGAGCTGGCGAGCGGCATCGAGCGCGCGATCGCCCGTCTCGTCGAGATCAGCGTCGGGCACTGGCGCTCCACCCCGGTGGGAACTCTGCAACTCGTACAGGGAGGTTGA
- the narI gene encoding respiratory nitrate reductase subunit gamma, with protein MSGWEIFWDVVPYVTLAVVAVGTWWRYRYDKFGWTTRSSQLYESRLLRIASPMFHFGILVVFIGHVIGLFIPESWMDLVMSDHVYHLQAVILGGIAGVAALLGIALLIYRRRATGPVFMATTVNDKTMYLVLVAAMVAGFACTAIGVTPEGAEHDYRETVSPWFRSIWILQPRGDLMVQAPLYFHIHVIIALVLFCLWPFTRLVHVFSAPIGYLFRPYVVYRSRDVAKQGELIGSHPQRRGW; from the coding sequence ATGTCGGGCTGGGAGATCTTCTGGGACGTGGTGCCGTACGTGACGCTGGCGGTGGTGGCCGTCGGCACCTGGTGGCGCTATCGCTACGACAAGTTCGGTTGGACGACGCGCTCGTCACAGCTCTACGAGTCGAGGCTGCTGCGGATCGCCAGCCCGATGTTCCACTTCGGCATCCTGGTGGTGTTCATCGGCCACGTCATCGGCCTGTTCATCCCCGAATCGTGGATGGACCTGGTGATGAGCGACCACGTCTACCACCTGCAGGCGGTGATCCTGGGCGGCATCGCGGGCGTCGCCGCCCTGCTCGGCATCGCGCTGCTCATCTACCGGCGCCGTGCCACCGGTCCGGTCTTCATGGCCACCACCGTCAACGACAAGACGATGTACCTGGTGTTGGTGGCCGCGATGGTGGCCGGCTTCGCCTGCACGGCGATCGGGGTCACGCCCGAAGGGGCCGAGCACGATTACCGAGAGACCGTATCGCCCTGGTTCCGATCGATCTGGATTCTCCAGCCCCGGGGCGACCTGATGGTCCAGGCGCCGCTGTACTTCCACATCCACGTCATCATCGCGCTGGTGCTGTTCTGCCTGTGGCCGTTCACCCGGCTGGTCCACGTGTTCAGCGCCCCGATCGGCTACCTGTTCCGGCCCTACGTCGTGTACCGCAGCCGCGATGTGGCCAAACAGGGTGAGCTGATCGGATCACACCCGCAGCGCCGGGGTTGGTGA
- the narJ gene encoding nitrate reductase molybdenum cofactor assembly chaperone, whose amino-acid sequence MKRRNRTRDNGLTRRSRDNALQDRLVWQAASLMLAYPDDGHADRLQTAARLLDHVTGEARALLGETVVGLSLRPTMALQQEYVETFDLHKRCTMLLTYWTSGDTRNRGADMVEFTQTYRAAGVEIPKGEAPDHLPVVLEFAATVDPDAGRRLLAKYRVPIGVVARALAEARSPYAPVVAAVDATLPSLTSVDDVSRLMVCGPPAESVGLQPFQLTVPPRRVQEVL is encoded by the coding sequence ATGAAGCGTCGCAACCGAACTCGCGACAACGGCCTGACCCGTCGCTCCCGGGACAACGCCCTGCAGGACCGCCTGGTGTGGCAGGCGGCGTCGCTGATGCTCGCCTACCCGGACGACGGCCATGCGGATCGGCTACAGACCGCCGCCCGCCTGCTGGACCACGTCACCGGTGAGGCCCGGGCGCTGCTCGGCGAAACCGTGGTCGGGCTGAGCCTTCGGCCCACCATGGCACTCCAGCAGGAGTATGTGGAGACTTTCGACCTGCACAAGCGGTGCACCATGCTGCTGACCTACTGGACGTCGGGGGACACCCGGAACCGCGGTGCGGACATGGTGGAGTTCACCCAGACCTACCGCGCCGCCGGCGTGGAGATCCCGAAAGGTGAAGCGCCCGATCACCTTCCGGTGGTGCTGGAGTTCGCCGCCACCGTCGACCCGGATGCTGGACGCCGGCTCCTCGCCAAGTACCGGGTGCCGATCGGCGTGGTGGCCCGCGCATTGGCCGAGGCGAGATCGCCGTATGCGCCCGTGGTCGCGGCGGTGGACGCCACCCTGCCGTCCCTGACCTCGGTCGACGACGTGTCGCGTCTGATGGTGTGCGGGCCGCCCGCCGAATCTGTCGGGTTGCAGCCATTTCAGCTGACCGTGCCGCCTCGTCGGGTTCAGGAGGTGCTCTGA
- the narH gene encoding nitrate reductase subunit beta, with amino-acid sequence MKVMAQMAMVMNLDKCIGCQTCSVTCKQAWTNRAGTEYVWFNNVETRPGQGYPRTYQDQERWRGGWKLDRRGRLRLRDGGRIAKLARIFANPKLPSIEDYYEPWTYDYENLTTAPLGEHIPTAPPRSLITGKPMKVSWSANWDDDLAGSPEIVPGDPILKQVSEQIKLELEQTFMFYLPRICEHCLNPACVASCPSGAMYKRSEDGIVLVDQDRCRGWRMCVSGCPYKKVYFNHKTGKAEKCTLCYPRIEVGLPTVCSETCVGRLRYLGLVFYDVDKVLEAASVPDEKDLYEAQRQILLDPTDPEVIAGARAEGISDEWIEAAQRSPVYKLIHTYGVALPLHPEFRTVPMVWYIPPLSPVVDAVSRDGHDGEDIGNLFGALEALRIPIEYLAGLFTAGDTAVVEGVLRRLAAMRSYMRDINLGRQTQPGIPAAVGMTEEQTYEMYRLLALAKYEERYVIPTAYSTEGIPGTEEPGCSLSFEGGPGMYESGPFGEASGGPVPVAVETFHALQHRQTTGGMAANAERPSRVNLLNWDGRGVPSGMFPGGDQ; translated from the coding sequence GTGAAGGTCATGGCCCAGATGGCGATGGTGATGAACCTCGACAAGTGCATCGGATGTCAGACGTGTTCGGTGACCTGCAAACAGGCCTGGACCAACCGGGCCGGCACCGAATATGTCTGGTTCAACAACGTCGAAACCCGTCCGGGGCAGGGTTATCCGCGCACCTATCAGGATCAGGAGCGCTGGCGTGGCGGGTGGAAGCTGGACCGTCGCGGCCGCCTGCGGCTGCGCGACGGTGGCCGGATCGCCAAGCTGGCCAGGATCTTCGCGAACCCGAAGCTGCCGTCCATCGAGGACTACTACGAGCCGTGGACCTACGACTACGAGAATCTGACGACGGCGCCGCTCGGCGAACACATCCCGACGGCGCCGCCGCGCAGCCTGATCACCGGCAAGCCTATGAAGGTGTCGTGGTCGGCGAACTGGGACGACGACCTGGCCGGATCGCCCGAGATCGTGCCGGGGGATCCGATTCTCAAGCAGGTCAGCGAGCAGATCAAGCTCGAACTCGAGCAGACGTTCATGTTCTATCTGCCCCGCATCTGCGAGCACTGCCTGAACCCGGCGTGTGTGGCGTCCTGCCCGTCGGGCGCGATGTACAAGCGGTCCGAGGACGGCATCGTGCTGGTCGATCAGGACCGCTGCCGCGGTTGGCGCATGTGTGTGTCCGGATGCCCTTACAAGAAGGTGTATTTCAACCACAAGACCGGCAAGGCCGAGAAGTGCACGCTGTGCTACCCGCGGATCGAGGTCGGGCTGCCGACGGTGTGCTCGGAGACCTGTGTGGGCCGGCTGCGGTACCTCGGTCTGGTGTTCTACGACGTCGACAAGGTTCTGGAGGCCGCGTCGGTGCCGGATGAGAAGGATCTCTACGAGGCGCAGCGGCAGATCCTGCTCGACCCGACCGATCCGGAAGTGATCGCGGGGGCCCGCGCGGAGGGCATCTCCGACGAGTGGATCGAGGCCGCGCAACGTTCCCCGGTGTACAAGCTCATCCACACCTATGGTGTTGCGCTGCCACTGCATCCGGAGTTCCGGACGGTGCCGATGGTGTGGTACATCCCGCCGTTGTCGCCGGTGGTCGACGCGGTCAGCCGCGACGGGCATGACGGCGAGGACATCGGCAATCTGTTCGGTGCGCTTGAGGCCCTGCGTATCCCGATCGAGTACCTGGCCGGGTTGTTCACCGCGGGGGACACCGCCGTCGTCGAGGGCGTGCTGCGCCGTCTCGCCGCGATGCGCTCCTACATGCGCGACATCAACCTCGGCCGGCAGACCCAACCGGGCATTCCCGCCGCGGTCGGCATGACCGAGGAGCAGACGTACGAGATGTATCGCCTGCTGGCGCTGGCGAAATATGAGGAGCGCTACGTCATTCCGACCGCGTACAGCACCGAGGGGATACCCGGGACCGAGGAGCCCGGGTGCTCCCTGTCGTTCGAGGGCGGGCCCGGAATGTACGAGTCGGGTCCGTTCGGTGAAGCCAGCGGCGGGCCGGTGCCGGTGGCGGTGGAGACCTTCCACGCGCTGCAGCACCGGCAGACCACCGGCGGCATGGCCGCCAACGCCGAACGGCCATCGAGGGTCAACCTGCTCAACTGGGATGGCCGTGGCGTTCCGTCGGGCATGTTCCCGGGAGGTGATCAGTGA